In Magnetospirillum sp. XM-1, a single window of DNA contains:
- a CDS encoding CreA family protein: MVTRPALFALSLLMLAAQPLGAEEIGSVSTVFKALGPNDKIVVEAFDDPRVAGVTCYLSRAKTGGIKGGVGLAEDTSDAAIACRQVGPIRIEGTLKDGETVFKKDTSLLFKTLQVVRFHDRKRDVLVYLVYSDKIIDGSPKNSVSAVAIEKNWKP; the protein is encoded by the coding sequence ATGGTCACCCGTCCCGCCCTGTTCGCCCTTTCCCTGCTGATGCTTGCCGCCCAACCGCTGGGCGCCGAGGAGATCGGCAGCGTCTCGACGGTGTTCAAGGCCCTGGGGCCCAACGACAAGATCGTGGTCGAAGCCTTCGACGACCCCAGGGTGGCCGGCGTCACCTGCTATCTGTCGCGGGCCAAGACCGGCGGAATCAAAGGCGGCGTCGGGCTGGCCGAGGACACCTCGGACGCCGCCATCGCCTGCCGCCAGGTGGGACCGATCCGCATCGAGGGCACCCTGAAGGACGGCGAGACGGTGTTCAAGAAGGACACCTCGCTGCTGTTCAAGACCCTGCAGGTGGTGCGCTTCCACGATCGCAAGCGCGATGTGCTGGTCTATCTGGTCTACAGCGACAAGATCATCGACGGCTCGCCCAAGAATTCGGTGTCGGCGGTGGCCATCGAGAAGAACTGGAAGCCGTGA